A part of Drosophila bipectinata strain 14024-0381.07 chromosome 3L, DbipHiC1v2, whole genome shotgun sequence genomic DNA contains:
- the TrpA1 gene encoding transient receptor potential cation channel subfamily A member 1 isoform X1: MPKLWNGSYGSQCGSLPSPDHHLVEAQPKLLPKQRSSSSGNGSVNGSGSNSRNSKYGLISMIIERSTGLKRMEIDGDDVDTPLEAILPAEPPAEQVCLLRDSPFRILRVMVCAVTMSSGDKDTPKREVLISPLRYLISGCARGAELNAMAPLNLSNKWARILRMSSAPKIQIDDFLQAAESGNLDDFKRLFMADNTRISLKDGKGRTAAHQAAARNRVNILRYIRDQHGDFNAKDNAGNTPLHIAVECDAYEALDYLLSIPVDTGVLNEKKQAPVHLATELNKVKSLRVMGQYRNVIDIQQGGEHGRTALHLAAIYDHEECARILITEFDACPRKPCNNGYYPIHEAAKNASSKTMEVFFQWGEQRGCTREEMISFYDSEGNVPLHSAVHGGDIKAVELCLKSGAKISTQQHDLSTPVHLACAQGAIEIVKLMFEMQPLEKRICLSCTDVQKMTPLHCASMFDHPDIVSYLVAEGADINALDKEHRSPLLLAASRSGWKTVHLLIRLGACISVKDAAARNVLHFVIMNGGRLTDFAEQVANCQTHAQLQLLLNEKDSMGCSPLHYASRDGHIRSLENLIRLGACINLKNNNNESPLHFAARFGRYNTVRQLLDSEKGSFIINESDGAGMTPLHIASQQGHTRVVQLLLNRGALLHRDHTGRNPLQLAAMSGYTETIELLHSVHSHLLDQVDKDGNTALHLATMENKPHAISVLMSMGCKLVYNVLDMSAIDYAIYYKYPEAALAMVTHEERANEVMALRSDKHPCVTLALIASMPKVFEAVQDKCITKANCKKDSKSFYIKYSFAFLQCPFMFAKIDEKTGESIATTNPIPLPALNTMVTHGRVELLAHPLSQKYLQMKWNSYGKYFHLANLLIYSIFLVFVTIYSSLMMNHIELRAGSNSTMTRYCNMGWDELTRNLSHNPAVAYQIRLDSCEERIKRTTCILFCAVVIVVYILLNSLREIFQIYQQKLHYILETVNLISWVLYISALVMVAPAFKPDGAINTIHYSAASIAVFLSWFRLLLFLQRFDQVGIYVVMFLEILQTLIKVLMVFSILIIAFGLAFYILLSKIIDPQPNHLSFSNIPMSLLRTFSMMLGELDFVGTYVNTYYRDQLKVPMTSFLILSVFMILMPILLMNLLIGLAVGDIESVRRNAQLKRLAMQVVLHTELERKLPHVWLQRVDKMELIEYPNETKCKLGFCDFILRKWFSNPFTEDSSMDAISFDNNDDYINAELERQRRKLRDISRMLEQQHQLVRLIVQKMEIKTEADDVDEGISPNELRSVVGLGSAGGNRWNSPRIRNKLRAALSFNKSM, translated from the exons ATGCCCAAGCTGTGGAACGGATCCTATGGCAGCCAGTGCGGCTCTCTGCCGTCCCCGGATCACCACCTGGTGGAGGCCCAGCCCAAGTTGCTGCCCAAGcagcgcagcagcagcagcggcaatggCAGTGTCAACGGCAGCGGGAGCAACAGTCGCAATAGCAAA TATGGTTTAATCTCAATGATAATCGAGCGCAGTACGGGTCTCAAGCGTATGGAAATCGATGGCGACGATGTGGACACACCGCTGGAGGCCATCCTGCCGGCCGAACCGCCGGCGGAACAGGTCTGTCTATTGCGTGACAGCCCCTTTAGGATATTGCGGGTGA TGGTTTGTGCCGTAACGATGTCCTCGGGCGATAAGGATACCCCGAAACGGGAAGTGCTCATCAGTCCGCTACGCTACTTGATTAGTGGCTGTGCCCGTGGAGCCGAACTAAATGCAATGGCTCCTCTTAACCTGTCCAACAAATGGGCCCGCATCCTGCGTATGTCCTCCGCCCCAAAGATCCAAATCGATGACTTTCTCCAG GCCGCGGAGTCCGGGAACCTGGACGACTTCAAGCGCCTGTTCATGGCGGACAATACACGGATCTCTCTAAAGGACGGCAAAGGACGAACGGCTGCCCATCAGGCGGCGGCCCGTAATCGGGTTAACATTTTGCGCTACATCCGCGACCAGCACGGCG ACTTTAATGCCAAGGATAATGCCGGCAACACTCCGCTTCACATTGCGGTGGAATGCGATGCCTACGAGGCCCTCGACTACCTACTGTCCAT TCCAGTGGATACGGGAGTTCTCAATGAAAAAAAGCAGGCGCCCGTGCACCTGGCCACCGAGCTCaacaaggtgaagagtctccgGGTGATGGGTCAGTACCGGAACGTCATCGATATCCAGCAGGGCGGGGAGCACGGACGGACGGCTCTCCATTTGGCAGCCATTTATGATCATGAGGAGTGCGCTCGCATCCTG ATAACCGAGTTCGATGCATGTCCTCGTAAGCCTTGTAACAACGGTTATTATCCCATACACGAAGCGGCTAAGAATGCCAGCTCCAAGACAATGGAGGTCTTCTTCCAG TGGGGTGAGCAGCGTGGATGCACCCGCGAGGAGATGATATCCTTCTACGACTCCGAGGGCAATGTGCCGCTGCACTCGGCGGTGCACGGCGGCGACATCAAGGCTGTGGAGCTGTGCCTCAAGTCCGGCGCCAAGATATCCACCCAGCAACACGATCTCTCTACGCCAGTGCACCTGGCCTGCGCTCAG GGGGCCATCGAGATTGTCAAGTTAATGTTTGAAATGCAGCCCTTGGAGAAACGCATCTGTTTGAGCTGCACGGATGTGCAGAAGATGACGCCGCTGCACTGCGCCTCCATGTTCGACCATCCGGACATAGTGTCCTACTTGGTGGCCGAGGGGGCGGACATAAATGCTCTGGACAAGGAGCATCGATCCCCTCTGCTTCTGGCCGCATCCCGAAGTGGCTGGAAAACCG TCCACTTGCTCATCCGGCTGGGAGCCTGCATCAGCGTAAAGGATGCTGCTGCTCGGAATGTCCTGCACTTTGTCATTATGAACGGGGGGCGGCTCACAGATTTCGCCGAGCAGGTGGCCAATTGTCAGACCCACGCACAGCTGCAGTTGCTCCTCAACGAGAAGGACAGCATGGGCTGTTCCCCGCTGCACTATGCCAGCAGGGATGGGCATATACGATCTCTCGAGAATCTCATTCGTCTGGGGGCATGCATTAATctcaagaacaacaacaacgagaGTCCCTTGCACTTTGCTGCTCGCTTCGGAAGGTACAACACCGTCCGTCAGTTGCTGGACTCCGAGAAGGGATCCTTCATCATAAACGAAAGCGATGGAGCTGGAATGACGCCCCTACACATTGCCTCCCAGCAGGGTCACACCCGAGTGGTGCAGTTGCTCCTCAACAGGGGAGCCTTGCTCCACCGAGACCATACTGGCCGGAATCCTCTCCAGCTGGCAGCCATGTCGGGCTACACCGAGACCATTGAGCTCTTGCACTCGGTGCACTCTCATCTTCTGGATCAGGTGGACAAGGATGGG AACACCGCTCTCCACTTGGCCACCATGGAGAACAAGCCGCATGCTATATCCGTTTTGATGTCCATGGGCTGCAAGTTGGTCTACAATGTCCTGGACATGAGTGCCATCGACTATGCCATCTACTACAAGTATCCGGAGGCGGCCCTGGCCATGGTGACTCACGAGGAGCGAGCTAATGAGGTGATGGCCCTGCGCTCGGATAAGCATCCTTGCGTTACTCTAGCCCTGATCGCCTCCATGCCGAAGGTCTTCGAGGCTGTGCAGGACAAGTGCATCACAAAGGCCAACTGCAAGAAGGATTCGAAGAGTTTCTAC ATCAAGTACTCTTTTGCATTCTTGCAATGCCCATTTATGTTTGCCAAGATCGACGAGAAAACCGGAGAGTCCATTGCGACCACGAATCCCATTCCGTTGCCGGCGTTGAAT ACTATGGTAACCCATGGCCGGGTCGAGCTGCTGGCCCATCCTCTCAGCCAGAAGTATCTGCAGATGAAGTGGAACTCCTACGGCAAATACTTTCATCTGGCCAACCTGCTGATCTACTCAATATTCCTGGTTTTCGTGACCATCTACTCCTCGCTGATGATGAACCATATCGAGCTAAGGGCTGGATCCAACAGCACCATGACTCGCTACTGCAATATGGG CTGGGACGAGTTGACCCGGAATCTGTCCCACAATCCCGCGGTGGCCTATCAAATCCGTTTGGACTCCTGCGAGGAGCGCATCAAACGCACCACTTGCATCCTATTTTGTGCCGTGGTCATTGTGGTCTATATCCTGCTCAACTCTTTGAGAGAAATCTTTCAGATTTATCAGCAAAAGCTGCACTATATCCTCGAGACGGTTAACTTGATATCCTGGGTCCTGTACATCTCGGCGTTGGTGATGGTTGCTCCAGCCTTCAAGCCGGATGGAGCCATCAACACCATACACTACTCGGCGGCTTCGATAGCTGTGTTTCTGTCCTGGTTCCGACTCTTGTTGTTCCTTCAGCGCTTCGACCAGGTGGGCATCTATGTGGTCATGTTCTTGGAAATCCTGCAGACGTTGATCAAGGTGCTGATGGTATTCTCCATACTAATCATTGCCTTTGGCCTGGCTTTCTATATACTGCTCTCAAAG ATCATTGACCCCCAGCCGAATCACTTGTCCTTTTCAAATATACCCATGTCCTTGCTGCGAACGTTCTCCATGATGTTGGGTGAACTGGACTTTGTGGGCACTTATGTAAACACCTATTATCGCGATCAGTTGAAGGTGCCCATGACCTCCTTCTTGATTTTGA GCGTCTTCATGATCCTCATGCCCATTCTCTTGATGAACTTGCTCATCGGTTTGGCCGTTGGCGATATCGAGTCTGTTCGCCGCAATGCCCAGCTGAAGAGGCTGGCCATGCAAGTGGTCCTTCACACGGAGCTGGAGAGGAAGCTGCCCCATGTCTGGTTGCAGCGAGTGGACAAGATGGAGCTCATCGAGTATCCCAATGAGACAAAGTGCAAGCTTGGCTTTTGTGACTTTATACTGCGGAAGTGGTTCTCAAATCCCTTTACTGAGGATT CCTCCATGGATGCCATATCCTTTGACAACAACGACGACTATATCAACGCAGAGCTGGAGCGACAAAGACGCAAGCTACGGGACATCAGTCGCATGCtggagcagcagcatcagctgGTCCGTCTCATTGTCCAGAAGATGGAGATCAAAACGGAGGCCGATGACGTGGACGAGGGCATATCCCCCAACGAGTTAAGATCCGTGGTGGGTCTCGGATCGGCAGGCGGTAATCGATGGAATTCTCCACGAATCCGTAACAAACTACGGGCCGCATTAAGCTTCAACAAGAGCATGTAG
- the TrpA1 gene encoding transient receptor potential cation channel subfamily A member 1 isoform X2, with translation MPKLWNGSYGSQCGSLPSPDHHLVEAQPKLLPKQRSSSSGNGSVNGSGSNSRNSKYGLISMIIERSTGLKRMEIDGDDVDTPLEAILPAEPPAEQVCLLRDSPFRILRAAESGNLDDFKRLFMADNTRISLKDGKGRTAAHQAAARNRVNILRYIRDQHGDFNAKDNAGNTPLHIAVECDAYEALDYLLSIPVDTGVLNEKKQAPVHLATELNKVKSLRVMGQYRNVIDIQQGGEHGRTALHLAAIYDHEECARILITEFDACPRKPCNNGYYPIHEAAKNASSKTMEVFFQWGEQRGCTREEMISFYDSEGNVPLHSAVHGGDIKAVELCLKSGAKISTQQHDLSTPVHLACAQGAIEIVKLMFEMQPLEKRICLSCTDVQKMTPLHCASMFDHPDIVSYLVAEGADINALDKEHRSPLLLAASRSGWKTVHLLIRLGACISVKDAAARNVLHFVIMNGGRLTDFAEQVANCQTHAQLQLLLNEKDSMGCSPLHYASRDGHIRSLENLIRLGACINLKNNNNESPLHFAARFGRYNTVRQLLDSEKGSFIINESDGAGMTPLHIASQQGHTRVVQLLLNRGALLHRDHTGRNPLQLAAMSGYTETIELLHSVHSHLLDQVDKDGNTALHLATMENKPHAISVLMSMGCKLVYNVLDMSAIDYAIYYKYPEAALAMVTHEERANEVMALRSDKHPCVTLALIASMPKVFEAVQDKCITKANCKKDSKSFYIKYSFWPYQKTPEQIEQKRKEFNDPKWRPAPLAVVNTMVTHGRVELLAHPLSQKYLQMKWNSYGKYFHLANLLIYSIFLVFVTIYSSLMMNHIELRAGSNSTMTRYCNMGWDELTRNLSHNPAVAYQIRLDSCEERIKRTTCILFCAVVIVVYILLNSLREIFQIYQQKLHYILETVNLISWVLYISALVMVAPAFKPDGAINTIHYSAASIAVFLSWFRLLLFLQRFDQVGIYVVMFLEILQTLIKVLMVFSILIIAFGLAFYILLSKIIDPQPNHLSFSNIPMSLLRTFSMMLGELDFVGTYVNTYYRDQLKVPMTSFLILSVFMILMPILLMNLLIGLAVGDIESVRRNAQLKRLAMQVVLHTELERKLPHVWLQRVDKMELIEYPNETKCKLGFCDFILRKWFSNPFTEDSSMDAISFDNNDDYINAELERQRRKLRDISRMLEQQHQLVRLIVQKMEIKTEADDVDEGISPNELRSVVGLGSAGGNRWNSPRIRNKLRAALSFNKSM, from the exons ATGCCCAAGCTGTGGAACGGATCCTATGGCAGCCAGTGCGGCTCTCTGCCGTCCCCGGATCACCACCTGGTGGAGGCCCAGCCCAAGTTGCTGCCCAAGcagcgcagcagcagcagcggcaatggCAGTGTCAACGGCAGCGGGAGCAACAGTCGCAATAGCAAA TATGGTTTAATCTCAATGATAATCGAGCGCAGTACGGGTCTCAAGCGTATGGAAATCGATGGCGACGATGTGGACACACCGCTGGAGGCCATCCTGCCGGCCGAACCGCCGGCGGAACAGGTCTGTCTATTGCGTGACAGCCCCTTTAGGATATTGCGG GCCGCGGAGTCCGGGAACCTGGACGACTTCAAGCGCCTGTTCATGGCGGACAATACACGGATCTCTCTAAAGGACGGCAAAGGACGAACGGCTGCCCATCAGGCGGCGGCCCGTAATCGGGTTAACATTTTGCGCTACATCCGCGACCAGCACGGCG ACTTTAATGCCAAGGATAATGCCGGCAACACTCCGCTTCACATTGCGGTGGAATGCGATGCCTACGAGGCCCTCGACTACCTACTGTCCAT TCCAGTGGATACGGGAGTTCTCAATGAAAAAAAGCAGGCGCCCGTGCACCTGGCCACCGAGCTCaacaaggtgaagagtctccgGGTGATGGGTCAGTACCGGAACGTCATCGATATCCAGCAGGGCGGGGAGCACGGACGGACGGCTCTCCATTTGGCAGCCATTTATGATCATGAGGAGTGCGCTCGCATCCTG ATAACCGAGTTCGATGCATGTCCTCGTAAGCCTTGTAACAACGGTTATTATCCCATACACGAAGCGGCTAAGAATGCCAGCTCCAAGACAATGGAGGTCTTCTTCCAG TGGGGTGAGCAGCGTGGATGCACCCGCGAGGAGATGATATCCTTCTACGACTCCGAGGGCAATGTGCCGCTGCACTCGGCGGTGCACGGCGGCGACATCAAGGCTGTGGAGCTGTGCCTCAAGTCCGGCGCCAAGATATCCACCCAGCAACACGATCTCTCTACGCCAGTGCACCTGGCCTGCGCTCAG GGGGCCATCGAGATTGTCAAGTTAATGTTTGAAATGCAGCCCTTGGAGAAACGCATCTGTTTGAGCTGCACGGATGTGCAGAAGATGACGCCGCTGCACTGCGCCTCCATGTTCGACCATCCGGACATAGTGTCCTACTTGGTGGCCGAGGGGGCGGACATAAATGCTCTGGACAAGGAGCATCGATCCCCTCTGCTTCTGGCCGCATCCCGAAGTGGCTGGAAAACCG TCCACTTGCTCATCCGGCTGGGAGCCTGCATCAGCGTAAAGGATGCTGCTGCTCGGAATGTCCTGCACTTTGTCATTATGAACGGGGGGCGGCTCACAGATTTCGCCGAGCAGGTGGCCAATTGTCAGACCCACGCACAGCTGCAGTTGCTCCTCAACGAGAAGGACAGCATGGGCTGTTCCCCGCTGCACTATGCCAGCAGGGATGGGCATATACGATCTCTCGAGAATCTCATTCGTCTGGGGGCATGCATTAATctcaagaacaacaacaacgagaGTCCCTTGCACTTTGCTGCTCGCTTCGGAAGGTACAACACCGTCCGTCAGTTGCTGGACTCCGAGAAGGGATCCTTCATCATAAACGAAAGCGATGGAGCTGGAATGACGCCCCTACACATTGCCTCCCAGCAGGGTCACACCCGAGTGGTGCAGTTGCTCCTCAACAGGGGAGCCTTGCTCCACCGAGACCATACTGGCCGGAATCCTCTCCAGCTGGCAGCCATGTCGGGCTACACCGAGACCATTGAGCTCTTGCACTCGGTGCACTCTCATCTTCTGGATCAGGTGGACAAGGATGGG AACACCGCTCTCCACTTGGCCACCATGGAGAACAAGCCGCATGCTATATCCGTTTTGATGTCCATGGGCTGCAAGTTGGTCTACAATGTCCTGGACATGAGTGCCATCGACTATGCCATCTACTACAAGTATCCGGAGGCGGCCCTGGCCATGGTGACTCACGAGGAGCGAGCTAATGAGGTGATGGCCCTGCGCTCGGATAAGCATCCTTGCGTTACTCTAGCCCTGATCGCCTCCATGCCGAAGGTCTTCGAGGCTGTGCAGGACAAGTGCATCACAAAGGCCAACTGCAAGAAGGATTCGAAGAGTTTCTAC ATCAAGTATTCGTTTTGGCCATATCAAAAGACACCCGAACAGATCGAGCAAAAACGCAAAGAGTTCAATGACCCCAAGTGGCGACCTGCGCCCCTGGCCGTGGTGAAC ACTATGGTAACCCATGGCCGGGTCGAGCTGCTGGCCCATCCTCTCAGCCAGAAGTATCTGCAGATGAAGTGGAACTCCTACGGCAAATACTTTCATCTGGCCAACCTGCTGATCTACTCAATATTCCTGGTTTTCGTGACCATCTACTCCTCGCTGATGATGAACCATATCGAGCTAAGGGCTGGATCCAACAGCACCATGACTCGCTACTGCAATATGGG CTGGGACGAGTTGACCCGGAATCTGTCCCACAATCCCGCGGTGGCCTATCAAATCCGTTTGGACTCCTGCGAGGAGCGCATCAAACGCACCACTTGCATCCTATTTTGTGCCGTGGTCATTGTGGTCTATATCCTGCTCAACTCTTTGAGAGAAATCTTTCAGATTTATCAGCAAAAGCTGCACTATATCCTCGAGACGGTTAACTTGATATCCTGGGTCCTGTACATCTCGGCGTTGGTGATGGTTGCTCCAGCCTTCAAGCCGGATGGAGCCATCAACACCATACACTACTCGGCGGCTTCGATAGCTGTGTTTCTGTCCTGGTTCCGACTCTTGTTGTTCCTTCAGCGCTTCGACCAGGTGGGCATCTATGTGGTCATGTTCTTGGAAATCCTGCAGACGTTGATCAAGGTGCTGATGGTATTCTCCATACTAATCATTGCCTTTGGCCTGGCTTTCTATATACTGCTCTCAAAG ATCATTGACCCCCAGCCGAATCACTTGTCCTTTTCAAATATACCCATGTCCTTGCTGCGAACGTTCTCCATGATGTTGGGTGAACTGGACTTTGTGGGCACTTATGTAAACACCTATTATCGCGATCAGTTGAAGGTGCCCATGACCTCCTTCTTGATTTTGA GCGTCTTCATGATCCTCATGCCCATTCTCTTGATGAACTTGCTCATCGGTTTGGCCGTTGGCGATATCGAGTCTGTTCGCCGCAATGCCCAGCTGAAGAGGCTGGCCATGCAAGTGGTCCTTCACACGGAGCTGGAGAGGAAGCTGCCCCATGTCTGGTTGCAGCGAGTGGACAAGATGGAGCTCATCGAGTATCCCAATGAGACAAAGTGCAAGCTTGGCTTTTGTGACTTTATACTGCGGAAGTGGTTCTCAAATCCCTTTACTGAGGATT CCTCCATGGATGCCATATCCTTTGACAACAACGACGACTATATCAACGCAGAGCTGGAGCGACAAAGACGCAAGCTACGGGACATCAGTCGCATGCtggagcagcagcatcagctgGTCCGTCTCATTGTCCAGAAGATGGAGATCAAAACGGAGGCCGATGACGTGGACGAGGGCATATCCCCCAACGAGTTAAGATCCGTGGTGGGTCTCGGATCGGCAGGCGGTAATCGATGGAATTCTCCACGAATCCGTAACAAACTACGGGCCGCATTAAGCTTCAACAAGAGCATGTAG